A single genomic interval of Helianthus annuus cultivar XRQ/B chromosome 13, HanXRQr2.0-SUNRISE, whole genome shotgun sequence harbors:
- the LOC110900907 gene encoding DELLA protein RGL3 has translation MYQISQKNIKKSNEMLPLDPLIFRRLYSYSKGNVKNQEIDTRGKLPLLCEEDGSDNKYNSANGFSFSTGTHQVQHEPSKDFHSLDALFLDTTPTFPSYEHNMQELANIESQYSELIKPQTQSHEEAVVRYTASGPKMSTNAIIRLGGERFIQSYSASTNNILILNHPYGSSFSGLSDEEVKDVQLIANLLLSAEKVTQQQFERSINLLDWCDALSCSSGNTVQRIVHYFSKALREKIDRETGRVSSSGWGTKLVENLVGRVMSPNPRAVFMYDKLPLYQAGLFSGVQALVDGVSGSKNVHVIELTLKQGVHCTILMQALVSQPNCPIEHLKITAVGTDFKKETEQTGEWLKSFAESINLSFSFNVVIVEDMLDFNKDLLELDPDEALGVNSSYGLWSMIAQQDRLESLVKVIKSINPRVMVMLEVAVNLNSPTFVNRFIEALFYYGALFDSLEDCLGREDESRGFTELMYLSKGIQNIVASEGAERVIRHVHIDVWRKFFARFGMKEVELSMSSLFQANLVAEKLPCGSSCTFDKDGESLVICWKGTPLHCVSAWKFS, from the coding sequence ATGTATCAGATTTCCCAAAAAAACATTAAGAAATCGAATGAAATGCTCCCTCTTGATCCTCTTATCTTTAGAAGGCTCTACAGCTACTCTAAAGGTAATGTCAAGAATCAAGAAATCGATACCCGCGGAAAGCTGCCTCTCTTATGCGAAGAAGATGGTTCAGATAATAAATATAACTCGGCCAATGGGTTTTCGTTTTCAACAGGAACTCATCAAGTACAACACGAACCGTCAAAAGATTTTCATAGTTTAGATGCCCTGTTTCTCGACACCACACCAACGTTTCCTTCATATGAACATAATATGCAAGAGCTAGCAAATATCGAATCGCAATATTCTGAGCTTATTAAACCACAAACACAAAGTCATGAAGAAGCGGTAGTACGATACACAGCAAGTGGCCCGAAGATGTCAACCAATGCGATTATTCGGTTAGGTGGAGAACGGTTCATACAATCGTATTCAGCTTCGACGAACAACATTTTGATATTGAACCACCCTTACGGTAGTTCATTCTCGGGCCTTTCTGATGAAGAAGTCAAAGATGTTCAACTCATTGCAAATCTTTTGCTTTCTGCAGAGAAAGTCACTCAACAACAGTTTGAACGATCGATCAATCTTCTTGATTGGTGTGACGCATTGTCTTGTAGCTCAGGAAACACGGTTCAAAGAATAGTTCATTATTTTTCAAAAGCTTTACGAGAGAAGATTGATAGAGAAACTGGGAGAGTTTCGTCCAGTGGGTGGGGAACGAAACTTGTAGAAAATCTTGTAGGTAGAGTGATGAGCCCGAATCCGAGGGCGGTCTTCATGTATGATAAGTTACCATTATACCAAGCGGGTCTTTTTTCTGGAGTGCAGGCTTTGGTGGATGGCGTATCCGGGTCGAAAAATGTGCATGTTATCGAACTTACTCTAAAACAAGGTGTACATTGTACGATTCTAATGCAAGCTCTCGTATCGCAACCCAATTGTCCTATTGAGCATCTCAAAATTACCGCTGTTGGGACTGATTTCAAGAAGGAAACTGAGCAAACGGGTGAGTGGTTGAAGAGTTTTGCTGAATCTATAAATTTATCCTTCTCTTTCAATGTGGTTATAGTTGAAGATATGCTAGATTTCAATAAAGATCTTCTTGAACTAGATCCAGATGAAGCTTTGGGTGTTAACTCCTCATATGGTTTATGGAGCATGATCGCGCAACAAGACCGTCTAGAATCTTTAGTGAAAGTTATAAAAAGTATTAACCCTCGTGTTATGGTGATGCTGGAAGTTGCAGTGAATCTTAACTCACCAACCTTCGTGAATCGTTTTATTGAAGCCTTGTTTTACTATGGGGCGTTGTTTGATTCGTTAGAAGATTGTTTGGGCCGTGAAGATGAAAGCCGCGGTTTCACTGAATTGATGTATTTAAGTAAGGGAATACAGAACATCGTGGCATCAGAAGGCGCTGAAAGAGTGATTAGGCATGTGCATATTGATGTTTGGAGAAAGTTCTTTGCGCGGTTTGGGATGAAAGAGGTTGAGCTTAGTATGTCATCTTTATTTCAAGCAAATCTAGTTGCGGAAAAGCTTCCATGTGGAAGTTCTTGTACATTTGATAAGGATGGCGAATCACTCGTCATTTGCTGGAAAGGAACACCGCTTCATTGTGTTTCGGCTTGGAAATTCTCATGA